A genomic region of Bosea sp. 124 contains the following coding sequences:
- a CDS encoding 4Fe-4S single cluster domain-containing protein gives MKVAVSRLHFPVTALGPGRRVGLWFQGCSIRCPGCISVDTWDAGIGETAVANLLDAIDTLAADADGLTVSGGEPFGQPEALAEVLRFWRRRYTGSVLVYTGHELGDVEPWLGENQGLIDGLMTGPFRADLSQTMALRGSDNQRLHVLSPLGREFAPFDRPAGKKDRTLDVMFDDQGRAWLAGIPARGDLAHLRRALSAAGHEVQMSDSIRNLPR, from the coding sequence GTGAAAGTGGCCGTTTCGCGATTGCACTTTCCGGTGACTGCCCTGGGACCGGGCCGGCGCGTCGGCCTTTGGTTCCAGGGCTGTTCGATCCGTTGCCCAGGCTGCATCTCCGTTGACACATGGGATGCCGGGATCGGCGAGACTGCAGTCGCCAACTTGTTGGATGCCATCGACACATTGGCGGCAGACGCGGACGGGCTCACGGTCTCTGGTGGGGAGCCCTTCGGGCAGCCGGAAGCGCTCGCCGAGGTGCTGCGGTTCTGGCGGCGACGCTATACCGGGTCCGTCCTCGTCTACACCGGCCACGAGTTGGGTGACGTTGAGCCTTGGCTCGGCGAGAACCAGGGCCTCATCGACGGGCTCATGACCGGGCCATTCCGAGCGGACTTAAGCCAAACCATGGCGCTGCGAGGCAGCGACAATCAGCGCCTTCACGTCCTCTCGCCCCTAGGTCGCGAGTTCGCGCCTTTCGACAGGCCGGCGGGAAAGAAGGACCGCACCCTGGACGTGATGTTCGATGACCAGGGTCGGGCGTGGCTTGCCGGTATTCCCGCGCGCGGAGATCTCGCGCACCTCCGCCGCGCCCTCTCGGCCGCCGGCCATGAGGTTCAGATGTCGGACTCGATCCGGAACTTGCCACGATGA
- a CDS encoding metalloregulator ArsR/SmtB family transcription factor — protein MDTNEVASQLEALGSPTRLLLYRTLVRAGHGGLSVGECQQRLAIAGSTLSFHLKALIHAGLVTQERQSRTLICRANYDVMNALVGFLVAECCVDERCHAAEPNAA, from the coding sequence ATGGATACGAACGAGGTAGCTTCACAACTTGAGGCGCTGGGGAGCCCGACCCGGCTTTTGCTCTATCGGACTTTGGTCAGAGCCGGGCATGGCGGACTCTCGGTCGGCGAGTGTCAGCAGCGCCTCGCCATAGCGGGATCGACTCTTTCGTTTCATTTGAAGGCGCTAATCCATGCAGGGCTGGTCACGCAGGAACGACAGAGCCGAACTCTGATCTGCCGAGCCAACTACGATGTCATGAACGCGCTGGTTGGTTTCCTCGTCGCCGAATGCTGTGTCGATGAACGGTGCCATGCGGCGGAGCCAAACGCCGCCTAA
- a CDS encoding AAA domain-containing protein, giving the protein MRESFVAERSVDGRKGMYSLYAAGSDPDPEVYQALRAISVGHVPEILETGRLDDRAYEVTEYVDGGTLADVGLPIGDLGHLREVLAEVGSALAALAECGLRHRDLRPDAILVRTRRPLDLVIADFGSARLSDYDLDVVSPLETTRYTAPEALAGGVAAASDWWSLGIILLELMTGGECFGGADDQSFLINVLTNGAPIPEGLPPDVEVLLRGLLSLDRRTRWAWPEAQRWIAGDIPDAPAATRVSEATDARRAIVLGGVRHAGPRAFALAAAEAQRWEEAKALLERGELSTWAEEAGLDAALRRSLRAIIALEDVSPDIRLALALKAMNPLMPLVVRGEIVTPGWLLEHLDEGYALITGPVPERLEREGSEGWLGRLQRREARVRERARQLDVELDEAELRVAALSTSRSRLAAVWEDRRRILPDTDHPGLLALIERRVTEEEDLILLLSAAIGQFRAADAIVDEAATTAERAGVSTFNREEALAQIARPRRDIHAEIELRLEGFARCGLDRVDEWADQFRLERRLPLSRSLALLAVPAEAWTPPPRQTYVAALLDFFAKRITGAIMRGPLTRMVIGKAAARIDLPELDSERRPAAGILDHLLLRNDQPIDIDPAVFAANPQIERRIRTLHSHATLYRRDTGIDGLYMAFPFLVMQEARATTRPRIAPVILWPVRITPEVGARGRISVSFDRDREEVRVNPALEALLGIDAARRWQDVCDDLLRRATVTAAEVVDAFADLAKVGSDALRPLPPTDLRVTPGEDRVEACAALFHLGFMGQAVMEDLRQLKSRPPEGTSLETALRMSEVGPADETPSEHVPERLRYFTSESDPSQEAAVLEARSGKGLVVEGPPGTGKSQTIVNMVADAIGTGRTLLVVCQKQAALEVVNKRLEAAGLGGRVVMVNDVNKDREPVLRAVREQLEELLQRPRGPTGWQQQREQAAARVETLERNLDDHHRALHALDDQTGLSYRLMLGDLIDLARDGDTPSLPSLRQLLAGLDTGGLAMLQEDCAPTARLWLSARYENNPLAETKAFATDPGTVEVFSTALREFAQAEKERLAVVERTPGALAIDDPEPYRTFATNHGAVLRELDDEARTSLAKWLDLLAGAADRGLGKTPVQVELGALQRALGELPPDNAPEDAVAFVQSLDDVALARWLATSDRLLARPTFVQKLSPGRWLAVWRRRSLMKAADLRDVAALGMALHREGSLRPLRSRIKAAQATIGEPDGDLAKRRVPHLLQATQSVSARLSASETLVARLEDYPSKDAAYAVARTATAAAVDDLLLSIGRGLMRHIAREKSRAALADLQPWMADDWTESCSSAIAGDISNMAKIDAILGALPQTAAYQRFRARASQLGQGTMVVFARLASIRTLLESLTPEALESTVRRIIGTEARLAWKARIEQAHPALLLDAGELESKAQLLASADRDMRAFNKRLLVDGIDVAKLRPLREWEDITRLRGARARRMREFVERGADLGLMTLRPVWLVNPDVASRLLPLRKGFFDTVIFDEASQMPIEYALAALYRGKTMIVSGDEKQMPPTAFFSSRVENDEAGIFEGAAAEEDLGEDEREAAQETWNRREIKDCPDLLQLAKIVLPSRTLEIHYRSAYRELIAFSNASFYAGRLNVPARHPGDEIRRIQPIEVVRVDGTYADQTNPAEAERVVDIVRDVWLDGSGVPPTLGVVSFNRKQADLIEEALEARAEIDQAFRLALARERDRVEGGEDMGFFVKNVENVQGDERDIIVFSSTFGRNAQGTFRRSFGVLGQVGGQRRLNVAVTRAKKKVVLVTSMPIPLISDFLSTRRQAASARDFLQAYFEYASLVSSGDLDSAGSLLSRLSPERSRSSKYDGAADGLEAAVSDELKALGWEPATVSEDGAFGIDLAVEDPRTGLFGIGIECDAPRHPLLDRAKAREVWRPQVLQRSVKVMHRVSSHRWYHEPEVERTRLRDAVARALGERL; this is encoded by the coding sequence GTGCGGGAGAGCTTCGTCGCCGAGCGCTCGGTCGACGGCCGCAAGGGCATGTACTCGCTCTACGCCGCCGGCAGCGATCCTGATCCGGAGGTGTACCAGGCGCTGCGGGCTATTTCAGTCGGACACGTGCCGGAGATCCTGGAAACGGGCCGGTTGGATGATCGGGCGTACGAGGTCACTGAGTACGTAGATGGTGGGACCCTCGCAGACGTCGGTCTTCCGATCGGCGACCTGGGGCACCTGCGCGAAGTTCTGGCAGAAGTCGGCTCCGCTCTGGCTGCCTTGGCAGAATGCGGGCTGCGCCATCGTGACCTGCGGCCAGACGCGATCCTGGTCCGGACGCGACGGCCACTCGACCTGGTCATCGCCGACTTCGGCTCGGCGCGGCTCTCGGACTACGACCTCGACGTGGTGTCGCCCCTGGAGACGACCCGATACACCGCTCCTGAAGCTCTCGCCGGCGGCGTCGCCGCGGCCAGCGACTGGTGGTCCCTTGGGATCATCCTGCTGGAGCTGATGACGGGGGGCGAGTGCTTCGGCGGGGCCGACGACCAGTCGTTTCTGATCAACGTGTTGACCAACGGCGCGCCGATCCCCGAAGGCCTGCCGCCCGACGTCGAGGTCCTCTTGCGGGGCCTGCTCTCGCTCGACCGTCGCACGCGGTGGGCGTGGCCGGAGGCCCAAAGGTGGATCGCTGGCGACATCCCAGATGCGCCGGCCGCCACGCGCGTTTCGGAAGCGACGGACGCTCGACGGGCGATCGTGTTGGGTGGGGTCAGGCACGCCGGCCCGAGGGCGTTCGCCTTGGCCGCAGCCGAGGCGCAGCGGTGGGAGGAGGCGAAGGCCCTGCTCGAGCGTGGGGAATTGTCGACCTGGGCGGAGGAGGCTGGACTCGACGCAGCGTTGCGTCGGTCTCTGCGCGCGATCATCGCCCTTGAAGACGTCTCGCCCGACATTCGTCTCGCCCTGGCGCTGAAGGCGATGAACCCGCTGATGCCGCTCGTCGTCCGCGGAGAGATCGTCACCCCAGGATGGCTGCTCGAACACCTCGACGAGGGCTACGCGCTGATCACGGGGCCGGTACCCGAGAGGCTCGAGCGCGAGGGGAGCGAGGGATGGCTGGGGCGCCTACAGCGCAGGGAGGCCCGCGTGCGCGAAAGGGCACGCCAACTCGACGTCGAGCTCGACGAGGCGGAGTTGCGCGTCGCTGCGCTCTCAACGTCCCGCAGCAGGCTGGCTGCGGTCTGGGAGGATAGGCGCCGCATCCTGCCAGACACCGACCACCCCGGTTTGCTGGCCCTGATCGAACGCCGCGTGACCGAGGAGGAGGACCTGATCCTGCTCCTCAGCGCCGCGATCGGCCAGTTCCGGGCAGCTGATGCCATCGTCGACGAGGCCGCGACGACGGCGGAGCGCGCCGGCGTGAGCACCTTCAACCGGGAGGAGGCGCTCGCGCAGATCGCTAGGCCCCGCCGGGACATCCACGCGGAGATCGAGCTCAGGCTCGAGGGCTTTGCCCGATGTGGCCTCGACCGGGTCGACGAATGGGCCGATCAGTTCCGCCTGGAGCGGCGCCTACCGCTGAGCCGGTCGCTTGCGCTCCTTGCCGTCCCGGCAGAAGCTTGGACACCGCCCCCGCGCCAGACCTACGTCGCGGCCCTGCTCGATTTCTTCGCCAAGCGCATCACCGGCGCGATCATGCGCGGTCCGCTGACCCGCATGGTCATCGGCAAGGCCGCGGCGAGGATAGACCTGCCGGAGCTCGACAGCGAGAGGCGCCCTGCTGCTGGCATCCTCGACCACCTGCTCCTGCGCAACGACCAGCCCATCGACATCGACCCTGCCGTGTTCGCCGCCAATCCGCAGATCGAGCGCAGGATCCGGACGCTGCATTCCCACGCCACCCTGTACAGGCGCGACACGGGCATCGACGGGCTCTACATGGCCTTCCCGTTCCTGGTCATGCAGGAGGCGCGCGCCACGACGCGCCCGCGGATCGCGCCGGTCATACTCTGGCCGGTGCGGATCACGCCCGAGGTCGGCGCGCGCGGCCGCATCTCGGTGTCATTCGACCGGGACCGGGAAGAGGTGCGCGTGAACCCTGCCCTCGAGGCGCTCCTCGGCATCGACGCGGCCCGGCGCTGGCAGGACGTCTGCGACGACCTCCTGCGGCGAGCGACGGTTACGGCAGCGGAAGTCGTCGACGCGTTCGCGGACCTGGCCAAAGTCGGCAGCGACGCCCTCAGACCCCTTCCGCCCACGGACCTGCGCGTCACGCCCGGGGAGGATCGGGTCGAGGCATGCGCTGCCTTGTTTCACCTCGGCTTCATGGGGCAGGCGGTCATGGAGGACCTCCGCCAGCTCAAGTCGCGGCCGCCGGAGGGCACCAGCCTCGAAACGGCGCTGAGGATGAGCGAAGTCGGACCTGCGGACGAAACCCCATCCGAGCACGTGCCGGAGAGGCTGCGGTACTTCACGTCCGAGAGCGACCCTTCTCAGGAAGCCGCTGTCCTTGAAGCCCGCTCGGGTAAGGGACTGGTCGTCGAGGGCCCGCCGGGGACCGGCAAGAGCCAGACGATTGTCAACATGGTCGCCGACGCCATCGGCACCGGCCGGACGCTGCTCGTCGTCTGCCAGAAGCAGGCCGCGCTTGAGGTCGTGAACAAGCGCCTTGAGGCCGCCGGCCTCGGCGGGCGCGTGGTCATGGTCAACGACGTCAACAAGGACAGGGAGCCCGTACTGCGGGCCGTCCGAGAACAACTCGAAGAACTCTTGCAGAGGCCGCGCGGCCCCACGGGATGGCAGCAGCAAAGGGAGCAGGCCGCGGCCCGCGTCGAGACACTCGAGCGCAACCTCGATGATCATCACCGCGCGCTCCATGCTCTCGATGACCAGACAGGCCTCTCGTACCGATTGATGCTGGGGGACCTGATCGATCTCGCGCGCGACGGCGATACGCCCTCGCTCCCGTCCCTTCGCCAGTTGCTCGCCGGACTGGATACTGGCGGCCTCGCGATGCTCCAGGAGGACTGCGCGCCGACTGCACGCCTATGGTTGTCCGCTCGCTACGAGAACAACCCGCTCGCCGAGACCAAGGCGTTCGCCACCGACCCCGGCACGGTCGAGGTCTTCTCCACGGCTCTTCGCGAATTTGCCCAAGCCGAGAAGGAGCGCCTCGCTGTCGTCGAGCGGACGCCTGGTGCCCTCGCGATCGACGACCCCGAGCCCTACCGGACCTTCGCCACGAACCACGGCGCTGTCTTGCGGGAACTCGACGACGAGGCGCGAACCTCGTTGGCCAAGTGGCTCGACCTCTTGGCCGGCGCGGCGGATCGGGGCCTCGGCAAAACGCCGGTACAGGTCGAGTTGGGGGCCTTGCAGCGAGCTCTTGGAGAGCTGCCCCCCGACAACGCCCCTGAGGACGCCGTCGCCTTCGTCCAGTCGCTCGATGACGTCGCCCTGGCGCGATGGCTGGCAACGTCCGATCGCCTCCTCGCGCGTCCGACCTTCGTCCAGAAGCTATCACCGGGACGCTGGCTCGCAGTCTGGCGCCGCCGTTCTCTGATGAAGGCCGCCGACCTCAGAGATGTGGCGGCGCTGGGAATGGCTTTGCATCGGGAGGGCTCGCTCCGCCCGCTCCGGAGCCGAATCAAGGCAGCCCAGGCGACCATCGGCGAACCCGATGGCGACTTGGCCAAGCGCCGCGTGCCGCACCTACTCCAGGCTACGCAGAGCGTCTCGGCGCGCCTATCAGCGAGCGAGACGCTCGTGGCGCGCTTGGAGGACTATCCGTCGAAGGACGCGGCTTACGCCGTCGCCCGCACGGCCACAGCTGCTGCGGTCGACGACCTGCTCCTTTCGATTGGCCGGGGTCTCATGCGCCACATTGCACGTGAGAAGAGCCGTGCGGCGCTGGCGGACCTACAGCCCTGGATGGCCGACGATTGGACTGAGAGCTGCTCTTCCGCGATCGCAGGCGACATCTCGAACATGGCCAAGATCGACGCCATCCTCGGGGCCCTCCCGCAGACCGCCGCGTACCAGCGCTTCCGGGCCCGCGCGTCCCAACTCGGGCAAGGGACCATGGTGGTCTTCGCCCGGCTGGCATCAATCAGGACCCTCTTAGAGTCGCTCACCCCCGAAGCTCTGGAGTCGACGGTCAGACGGATCATCGGCACCGAGGCCAGGCTGGCTTGGAAAGCGAGGATCGAGCAGGCCCATCCCGCGCTTCTCCTCGACGCGGGCGAACTCGAGAGCAAGGCGCAGTTGCTGGCTTCGGCGGACCGGGACATGCGCGCCTTCAACAAGCGCCTACTGGTCGATGGGATCGACGTCGCGAAGCTGCGCCCCTTGCGGGAATGGGAAGACATCACCCGGCTGCGCGGGGCCCGGGCGAGGCGGATGCGCGAGTTCGTCGAGCGCGGAGCCGATCTCGGCCTCATGACCCTGCGTCCGGTGTGGCTCGTCAATCCTGACGTGGCAAGCCGCCTGCTGCCGCTCCGCAAAGGCTTCTTCGACACCGTCATCTTCGACGAGGCTTCCCAGATGCCGATCGAGTACGCGCTCGCGGCGCTCTACCGAGGCAAGACGATGATCGTCAGCGGCGACGAGAAGCAGATGCCACCGACCGCCTTCTTCTCGAGCAGGGTCGAGAACGACGAGGCCGGCATCTTCGAGGGAGCCGCGGCCGAGGAGGACCTCGGCGAGGACGAGCGCGAGGCGGCCCAGGAGACGTGGAATCGGCGCGAGATCAAGGATTGCCCGGACCTGCTGCAACTTGCCAAGATCGTCCTGCCCTCGCGCACCCTCGAGATCCACTACCGCTCGGCCTATAGGGAGCTCATCGCTTTCAGCAACGCGTCGTTCTACGCCGGGCGGCTGAACGTGCCGGCGCGGCATCCTGGGGACGAGATCCGACGCATCCAGCCTATCGAGGTCGTGCGGGTTGACGGGACCTATGCCGACCAGACCAATCCGGCCGAGGCCGAGCGGGTGGTCGACATCGTGCGCGACGTCTGGCTTGATGGGTCCGGCGTGCCTCCGACGCTGGGCGTGGTGAGCTTCAACCGCAAGCAGGCGGATCTGATCGAAGAGGCCCTCGAGGCGCGCGCCGAGATCGACCAGGCCTTCCGCCTCGCCCTGGCGCGCGAGCGCGACCGCGTCGAGGGCGGCGAGGACATGGGGTTCTTCGTCAAGAACGTCGAGAACGTCCAAGGTGACGAGCGCGACATCATCGTGTTCTCGTCGACCTTCGGCCGGAATGCGCAAGGGACGTTCCGGCGGTCGTTCGGCGTCCTGGGGCAGGTCGGCGGTCAGCGGCGCCTGAACGTCGCGGTGACCCGCGCCAAGAAGAAGGTCGTCCTCGTCACGTCCATGCCGATCCCCCTGATCTCGGACTTCCTGTCGACGCGCAGGCAGGCGGCGAGCGCCCGCGACTTCCTTCAGGCGTATTTCGAATATGCCAGCCTCGTCTCCAGCGGCGACCTCGATAGCGCTGGTTCGCTCCTTTCCAGACTCTCGCCGGAACGGTCCCGCTCGAGCAAATACGATGGCGCCGCCGACGGATTGGAGGCGGCCGTCTCGGATGAACTGAAGGCGCTGGGGTGGGAACCGGCCACGGTCTCGGAGGACGGCGCGTTCGGCATCGACCTTGCGGTCGAGGATCCCCGTACGGGACTTTTCGGAATCGGCATCGAGTGTGACGCTCCTCGCCATCCCCTCCTCGATCGCGCCAAGGCGAGGGAGGTCTGGCGCCCGCAGGTGCTCCAACGGTCCGTGAAGGTCATGCACCGGGTCTCGTCTCATCGCTGGTATCATGAGCCGGAGGTCGAGAGGACGAGGCTTCGCGACGCGGTTGCGCGAGCACTTGGAGAACGCTTGTGA